The genome window CGGTCGCGCCGCTGGTGCGGTCCATGGCGAAGCCCGGCGATTTCGTCGTCCTGCTCGGGGCCGGCAACATCACCCAGTGGGCCTATGCCTTGCCGAAGGAGCTGGAGGCGGCCTCATGACCGCCCCCACGACGAACGGCGCGGCGCTGCTGGATCGGCTTTCCCCGCTGCTGACGGATATCCGCGGCCGGCTGATCCCCGATACGTCGATGGAGACCATCACCTGGTTCCGCGCCGGCGGGCCGGCCGAGCTGCTGTTCCAGCCGGCCGACGAGGACGACCTCGCCGCCTTCCTGAAAGCCCTGCCGGCGGACGTTCCCGTCACCATCGTCGGCATCGGCTCCAACCTTCTGGTGCGCGAGGCGGGCGTCAAGGGCGTCGTCATCCGTCTTTCGGCGAAAGGCTTCGGCTTCGTCGAGGCGGTGGACGAGAATCGCCTGCGGGTTGGCGCGGCCGCGCCCGACAAGCGCGTGGCCGCCGCCGCGCTCGAGGCCGGCATCGGCGGCTTCCATTTCTACCACGGCATTCCCGGCTCCATCGGCGGCGCGCTGCGGATGAATGCCGGCGCCAACGGCGTCGAGACGCGCGAGCGCGTCGTTTCGGTGCGCGCGCTCGACCGACAGGGCGACTTCCACACGCTGACGAACGCCGACATGGGCTATTCCTACCGCAAGTCGCGCGCGCCGAAGGAGCTGATCTTCGTCAGCGCCGAGATGGAAGGCTACCCGGCCGAGCGCGAGGAGATCCGCAAGGCGATGGACGAGGTCCAGACCCACCGCGAGACGGTGCAGCCGATCCGCGAGAAGACCGGCGGCTCGACCTTCAAGAACCCCGAGGGCTCGTCGGCCTGGAAGGAGATCGACAAGGCCGGCTGCCGCGGGCTGATGATCGGCGGGGCGCAGATGTCGCCGATGCATTGCAACTTCATGATCAACACCGGCTCGGCCACGGGCTACGACCTCGAACTGCTCGGCGAGACGGTGCGCGCGCGGGTGCTGGAGAATTCGGGCATCCGTCTCGAATGGGAAATCCGCCGCATCGGCGATTTCAGGCCCGGGCGCGAGGTGCAGGAGTTCCTCGGGCGGCTGCTCTGAGAGAGGCGAAACGCCGCCTGCCGGGCGGCTTTCGGCCGCGCCGGCCGGGCGCTTTCTGCCGTTTGAAGGCCGAATGTTTCAAAATGTGAATCATTCACGAATCCCAAGGGCTTGCCAGCGAATCGAACCTCTGATTCCTTGGGGCAGATTCGTTTTCTGATTTGAGTCGAGCGTGCGGACGCCGGCGTGCGAAGCGCCGGAAGACTCGGACTCAAACCCGGAAGACGCCGGATGCGGCCACTGGACGAGGGGATTGCGGCCCATGGCGAAAAGACACGTTGCCGTTCTCATGGGCGGCTTTTCCTCGGAGCGTCCGGTTTCGCTGTCGTCGGGAAAGGCGTGCGCCGATGCGCTGGAGGCGGAAGGCTACCGCGTCAGCCGCGTCGATGTCGGGCGCGACGTGTCGCAGGTGCTGGCGGACCTGAAGCCGGATGTCGCCTTCAACGCGCTTCACGGCCCGTTCGGCGAGGACGGCACCATCCAGGGCATCCTCGAATATCTCCAGATCCCCTACACCCATTCCGGCGTGCTGGCCTCGGCGCTGGCCATGAACAAGGGTCAGGCCAAGATCGTCGCCGAGGCGGCCGGCATTCCGGTCGCGCCGTCGCGGGTGATGAACCGGTTCGACATCGGCGCCGAGCACCCGATGGCGCCGCCCTACGTCGTCAAGCCGGTGTGCGAGGGGTCGAGCTTCGGCGTCGTCATCGTCGGCGAGGGACAGGCGCATCCGCCGCAGGTCATCGGCTCGTCCGAGTGGCGCTATGGCGATGCGGTGATGGTTGAGCGTTTCGTCCACGGGCGCGAGCTGACCTGCGCGGTGATGGGCGACAGGGCGCTCGGCGTCACCGAGATTGTTCCGCAGGGGCATTCCTTCTACGATTACGACTCGAAATATGCGCCGGGCGGCTCAAAACACGAATGCCCCGCGAAAGTTTCACCGATTATTTACCAAAAGATACTGACACTGGCGCTGAAGGCACATCAGGCGATCGGCTGCCGTGGCGTCTCCCGGTCGGACTTCCGTTACGACGACCGCCATTCCGAAGATGGCGAGCTGATCTGGCTGGAGGTGAACACGCAGCCGGGCATGACCCCGACGTCGCTGGTGCCGGAGTTGGCCGCTGCGGCGGGGTTGGGTTTTGGTGAGCTTCTGAGCTGGATGGTGGAGGACGCTTCTTGTTCTCGTTGACGGCAGGACGGAATGGCGGTGCCGGCGCGGCGTCGCGCGGCGGCCGGGCGCATGCGTCCGGCGGCTTTGTCTTGCCGCGCGCGCTGCGCAAGCCGGCGCGGTTCCTCGCCCGGCTCGTCTCGGGCGACGTCGAGCCGCCGCCCTTCGTCATGCTCGCTTTGTCGGCGGCGATGATCGGCTCGTTCTCGGCCTATGGCGTGGTGGCGGGTGGGCACATGCCGTCCGTGGTGCAGGCGGTCACGGCGCGCACGGGCTTCGCCATCGACGAGATTCGCGTCTCCGGCAATGTCGAGACTTCCGAGATCGACATCTTCGACAGGGTCGGTCTCGATGGCTGGACCTCGCTCGTCGGCTTCGACGCGCACGACGCGCGCGGGCGGATCGAAAGCTTGCCGTGGATCGAGAGCGTCACCGTGCGCAAGGTCTATCCCTCGACGCTGGAGGTGAAGGTGGTGGAGCGCACGCCGTTCGCCATCTGGCAGCAGGGCTCGCTCCTGTCGCTGATCGAGGCCGACGGCAGCGTCATCGCGCCGCTTTCCGGCTCGCGCCACGCGTCGCTGCCGCTGGTTGTCGGCCGTGGCGCGGACAAGGCGGCTGCCGGCTTCATCGCGCGGGTCGCGGGCTATCCCGATCTGGCGGCGCGGGTGAAGGGCTACGTGCGCGTCTCCGACCGGCGCTGGGACCTGCGCCTCGACAACGGCGTGACGATCAGGCTGCCCGAGCAGAACGAGACCGCGGCGCTCGACGAGCTCGTCGCGCTGGAAGCGCGTCACGGGCTTTTCGCCCGCGATATCGAGACGGTCGACATGCGCCTTGCCGACCGGCTGGTCGTCAAGCTCGCGCCCGATGCGGCCATGGCGCGCGAGGCGGCGATGAAGGAACGACTCGGCAAGAACTACCGTCCGGCGGGGCAGGCGATATGAACTGGCTCGGCGGACAGAAGGAAGCATCGGCTGGTCGCTCGGGCATCGTCACGGTCCTCGATATCGGCTCGTCCAAGATTTGCTGCATCATCGGCCGGCTGAAGCCCTGCGCCGAAAGCGAGCGCCTGCCGGGCCGGACCCATCAGGTCCGCGTCATCGGCATCGGCCACCAGAAGTCGCTGGGCGTGAAGTCCGGCGCCATCGTCGATCTCGATGCCGCCGAGCAGGCGGTGCGCCTCGCCGTCGACGCCGCCGAGCGCATGGCGGGGCTGACGGTCGAATCGCTGATCGTCAACGTCTCGGCCGGGCGGCTGAAGAGCCAGGTGTTCTCCTCGACCGTCAATCTCGGCGGGCACGAGGCCGGCGAGGGCGATATCCGCCGCGTGCTGGCGGCCGGAGCCAGGCAGGCCCAGCGCGCCGAGCGCGAGGTGGTGCATTCGCTTCCCGTCGGCTTCTCGCTCGATGCCGAGCGCGGCGTGCGCGATCCCTCCGGCATGATTGGCGACGTGCTCGGCGTCGACATGCACGTGCTGACCGCCGACGCCGCGCCGCTGCGCAATCTCGAGCTGTGCGTCAACCGCGCCCACCTTTCGGTCGAGCGTATGGTGGCGACGCCCTATGCCAGCGGCCTGTCGGCGCTGGTCGACGACGAGGCGGAAATGGGCGCGGCCTGCGTCGACATGGGCGGCGGCACGACGACGATCTCGATCTTCGCCGAGGGGCGGTTCGTCCATGCCGAGGTGCTGCCGATCGGCGGCGGCCACGTGACGATGGACCTAGCGCGCGGGCTGTCGACGCGGCGCGAGCATGCCGAGCGCCTGAAGGTCATGCATGGCTCGGCGCTGCCGATGGCCGACGACGACCGCGACACGGTGACGATCCAGCCAATGGGGCAGGACGACGGCGACGTGATGCAGCACGTGCCGCGCGCGGTGATGAACCGGATCGTGCGCGCCCGCGTCGAGGAGACGCTGGAGCTGGTGCGCGACCGGCTGGCGCGGTCCGGCTTCGGAAACGTGGTCGGCAAGCGCGTGGTGCTGACCGGCGGGGCGAGCCAGCTCGGCGGCCTGCCGGAAGCGGCGCGGCGGATTCTGGCGCGCAACGTGCGGCTCGGGCGGCCGCTCGGCGTCGCCGGCCTGCCGGAGGCGGCCAAGGGGCCGGCGTTCTCCACGGCGGTCGGCCTTCTGATCTATCCGCAGGTGGCGGCGATGGAAAGTCGCCAGCCGCAGGGCGGATTCATGCGGTTTCGCGCAACGGGTACTGGTGGTCCTTTCGGCCGTGTCGGCCGGTGGATCAGAGAGAGTTTCTGAGTAGCAACGGGGACAGCCCCAAGGCGGCCGCAGCGGCGAAGCGGCGGGAAAGGCGAGAAGGACAAACACCGATGACCATCAATCTCAAGAAGCCGGACATCACCGAGCTGAAGCCGCGGATCACCGTGTTCGGTGTCGGCGGTGGCGGCGGCAATGCCGTCAACAACATGATCACCGCCGGCCTCAAGGGGGTCGAGTTCGTCGTCGCCAACACCGACGCGCAGGCGCTGACCACATCGAAGTCCGAGCGCCTCATCCAGCTCGGCGCGCACGTCACCGAAGGGCTCGGCGCCGGCGCGCTGCCCGAGGTCGGCCGTGCCGCCGCCGAGGAGTGCATCGACGAGATCATGGACCATCTGTCCAACACGCATATGTGCTTCGTCACCGCCGGCATGGGCGGCGGCACGGGCACGGGCGCGGCGCCCGTCGTGGCGCGCGCGGCGCGCGAAAAGGGCATCCTCACCGTCGGCGTCGTCACCAAGCCGTTCCACTTCGAGGGCCAGCGCCGTATGAAGACGGCGGATCAGGGCATCGAGGAACTGCAGAAGTGCGTCGATACCCTCATCGTCATCCCGAACCAGAACCTCTTCCGCATCGCCAACGACAAGACCACCTTCGCCGACGCCTTCGCCATGGCCGACCAGGTGCTCTATTCGGGCGTCGCCTGCATCACCGACCTGATGGTCAAGGAAGGCCTGATCAACCTCGACTTCGCCGACGTGCGCTCGGTCATGCGCGAGATGGGCAAGGCGATGATGGGCACGGGTGAAGCCTCGGGCGAGGGCCGTGCCATGGCCGCCGCCGAGGCCGCCATCGCCAACCCGCTGCTCGACGAGACCTCGATGAAGGGCGCCAAGGGTCTCCTGATCTCGATCACCGGCGGTCGCGACCTCACCCTGTTCGAGGTCGACGAGGCCGCCACCCGCATCCGCGAGGAGGTCGACCAGGACGCCAACATCATCCTCGGCGCGACCTTCGACGAGGAGCTGGAAGGCGTGATCCGCGTGTCGGTCGTCGCCACCGGCATCGACAAGCCGGCGGCCGAGATCAACACGCCGCCGATCACCATCCGCCAGCCGCAGAAGCCGGTGCAGCAGCAGGCCCGTCCGGCCGAGCCGGCGCGCCCCGCCGCGCCGCAGCCGCAGATCCACGCGGAAGCGCCGCGCCAGGCCGATCCGATCGCCGAGGCGATCCGCGCCGCCGAGACCGCGCCCGCCGCTATCCAGCCGGCGCAGGACGAGGCCGAGTTCCGCCCGGCCAGCCGCCTGTTCGCGCAGGCGCCCGCCCAGCCTGCCGCCGCCATCCAGCCGGCGCCGCAGATGGCGGAGCCCGTCGTCCAGCCGCAGCCGGTCCAGATGGCGCCGCGCGTCGAGATGGCCGCCCCGGCCCAGCCGCGCATGCCGCGCGTCGAGGACTTCCCGCCGGTGGTGCGCGCCGAGATGGAGCAGGGCCACGCCCATGACCACGAGGAGCGCGGCCCGATGGGGCTCCTGAAGCGCCTGACGCAGGGCCTCTCGCGTCGCGAGGAGGACCAGACCCGGCTGCAGCCGGCGCTGCCGCGCGAGCCGCGGCTGCTCCAGCCTTCGGCCGAGCCGCGCCGCGCGCCGTCGTCCGACGGGCAGCAGCTCTATGCGCCGCGCCGCGGCCAGCTCGACGATCAGGGCCGTCTTTCCGTTCAGCCGCGCATGAGCCAGGAAGACGACCAGCTCGAGATTCCCGCATTCCTGCGCCGGCAAGCGAACTAGGCGCGGATGCGTCCGAAGACTGTAACGGACGGACATTGCGGTGTCCGTCCGCCTTTTGGAAATAGAAATGAATTCAGCGGGTTATGGGTGGGTTCCTGCTCTTCAACGGCGTAACAGTGAGTAAAAAAGCGTGATTTGGCGTATTCGACCCGTACCACTATCTTCGCCCGCAATTAATCGCCGGGCAGGGATTCTTGGGGATGCGTCCCTGCTGCCGGTCAGAAACGTGAGCGCTAGCCGGGCGGCCGATCCGGCAGACGTAATCGGGACGGGCTGATGGGGTTCGACTTGCACGACTATCAAACGACGCTCAAGTCGCGCGTATCCTTGTCCGGTACCGGCGTTCACAGCGGTAAGCCCGTTTCCCTGCATTTTTCCCCTGCGGATCCCGATACCGGCGTCGTCTTCCTGTGCGCCGATGCCTCCGGCGACGTCACCGAGGTGCGCGCGCTCGCGGCCGAGATCGGCGCGACCGACCTTTGCACGGTGCTGGGCAATCCTTCCGGCGTCCATGTCGCCACGGTCGAGCATCTGCTTGCGGCGCTGTCGGCGCTCGGCGTCGACAATGTCTATATCGAGATCGACGGCGGCGAGGTGCCGATCCTCGACGGCAGCGCGGCCATGTTCGTCGACGCGTTCGACCAGGCTGGCATCGCGCAGCAGGCGGTGAAGCGGCGCTATATCCGCATCGTCAAGCCCGTGCGCATCGACAGCGGCGCGTCCTGGGCCGAGTTCCACCCTTATGACGGCACGCGCTTCGAGGTCGAGATCGACTTCGAGAACCCGGCCATCGGCCGCCAGTTCTACGCCGCCGACATCACCCCCGACCTTTTCCGCCGCGAGATCGCCCGCGCCCGCACCTTCGGCTTCATGAAGGACGTCGAGCGGCTGTGGGCCGCCGGCTACGCGCTCGGCTCGTCGCTGGAGAACACGGTGGTGATCGGCGACGACGGCCGCGTGGTCAACATGGAAGGCCTGCGCTGCCCCAACGAGTTCGTCCGGCACAAGATGCTCGACGCCATGGGCGATCTGGCCCTTGCCGGCGCCCGCTTCATCGGCCGCTTCCGCTCCTATCGCGGCGGGCACAAGCTCAACGCCGCAGCGCTGCGCCGCCTGCTCTCCGACCGCTCGTCCTTCGAGATCGTCGAGACCGGCCGCCGCGAGCGCGGGCGCATGGCCGAGATGGTCGCGGTCAGCGCGCCGGTCTACGCGCCCTGGATGCTTTGAGGCTTCCCGACCTTTTTCGCAGGTGACGGCCGGGAAGGACCAGCTTCCGTTTCGCCGGCTCGGCCCGGTTCTTGCGGTGTGGATAGCGCCGGACAGACGGGTTGCTGCCACAAAAAAGCGCCATTGCG of Aquamicrobium sp. contains these proteins:
- the murB gene encoding UDP-N-acetylmuramate dehydrogenase; amino-acid sequence: MTAPTTNGAALLDRLSPLLTDIRGRLIPDTSMETITWFRAGGPAELLFQPADEDDLAAFLKALPADVPVTIVGIGSNLLVREAGVKGVVIRLSAKGFGFVEAVDENRLRVGAAAPDKRVAAAALEAGIGGFHFYHGIPGSIGGALRMNAGANGVETRERVVSVRALDRQGDFHTLTNADMGYSYRKSRAPKELIFVSAEMEGYPAEREEIRKAMDEVQTHRETVQPIREKTGGSTFKNPEGSSAWKEIDKAGCRGLMIGGAQMSPMHCNFMINTGSATGYDLELLGETVRARVLENSGIRLEWEIRRIGDFRPGREVQEFLGRLL
- a CDS encoding D-alanine--D-alanine ligase translates to MAKRHVAVLMGGFSSERPVSLSSGKACADALEAEGYRVSRVDVGRDVSQVLADLKPDVAFNALHGPFGEDGTIQGILEYLQIPYTHSGVLASALAMNKGQAKIVAEAAGIPVAPSRVMNRFDIGAEHPMAPPYVVKPVCEGSSFGVVIVGEGQAHPPQVIGSSEWRYGDAVMVERFVHGRELTCAVMGDRALGVTEIVPQGHSFYDYDSKYAPGGSKHECPAKVSPIIYQKILTLALKAHQAIGCRGVSRSDFRYDDRHSEDGELIWLEVNTQPGMTPTSLVPELAAAAGLGFGELLSWMVEDASCSR
- the lpxC gene encoding UDP-3-O-acyl-N-acetylglucosamine deacetylase; the encoded protein is MGFDLHDYQTTLKSRVSLSGTGVHSGKPVSLHFSPADPDTGVVFLCADASGDVTEVRALAAEIGATDLCTVLGNPSGVHVATVEHLLAALSALGVDNVYIEIDGGEVPILDGSAAMFVDAFDQAGIAQQAVKRRYIRIVKPVRIDSGASWAEFHPYDGTRFEVEIDFENPAIGRQFYAADITPDLFRREIARARTFGFMKDVERLWAAGYALGSSLENTVVIGDDGRVVNMEGLRCPNEFVRHKMLDAMGDLALAGARFIGRFRSYRGGHKLNAAALRRLLSDRSSFEIVETGRRERGRMAEMVAVSAPVYAPWML
- the ftsZ gene encoding cell division protein FtsZ, whose protein sequence is MTINLKKPDITELKPRITVFGVGGGGGNAVNNMITAGLKGVEFVVANTDAQALTTSKSERLIQLGAHVTEGLGAGALPEVGRAAAEECIDEIMDHLSNTHMCFVTAGMGGGTGTGAAPVVARAAREKGILTVGVVTKPFHFEGQRRMKTADQGIEELQKCVDTLIVIPNQNLFRIANDKTTFADAFAMADQVLYSGVACITDLMVKEGLINLDFADVRSVMREMGKAMMGTGEASGEGRAMAAAEAAIANPLLDETSMKGAKGLLISITGGRDLTLFEVDEAATRIREEVDQDANIILGATFDEELEGVIRVSVVATGIDKPAAEINTPPITIRQPQKPVQQQARPAEPARPAAPQPQIHAEAPRQADPIAEAIRAAETAPAAIQPAQDEAEFRPASRLFAQAPAQPAAAIQPAPQMAEPVVQPQPVQMAPRVEMAAPAQPRMPRVEDFPPVVRAEMEQGHAHDHEERGPMGLLKRLTQGLSRREEDQTRLQPALPREPRLLQPSAEPRRAPSSDGQQLYAPRRGQLDDQGRLSVQPRMSQEDDQLEIPAFLRRQAN
- the ftsA gene encoding cell division protein FtsA, translated to MNWLGGQKEASAGRSGIVTVLDIGSSKICCIIGRLKPCAESERLPGRTHQVRVIGIGHQKSLGVKSGAIVDLDAAEQAVRLAVDAAERMAGLTVESLIVNVSAGRLKSQVFSSTVNLGGHEAGEGDIRRVLAAGARQAQRAEREVVHSLPVGFSLDAERGVRDPSGMIGDVLGVDMHVLTADAAPLRNLELCVNRAHLSVERMVATPYASGLSALVDDEAEMGAACVDMGGGTTTISIFAEGRFVHAEVLPIGGGHVTMDLARGLSTRREHAERLKVMHGSALPMADDDRDTVTIQPMGQDDGDVMQHVPRAVMNRIVRARVEETLELVRDRLARSGFGNVVGKRVVLTGGASQLGGLPEAARRILARNVRLGRPLGVAGLPEAAKGPAFSTAVGLLIYPQVAAMESRQPQGGFMRFRATGTGGPFGRVGRWIRESF
- a CDS encoding cell division protein FtsQ/DivIB gives rise to the protein MPRALRKPARFLARLVSGDVEPPPFVMLALSAAMIGSFSAYGVVAGGHMPSVVQAVTARTGFAIDEIRVSGNVETSEIDIFDRVGLDGWTSLVGFDAHDARGRIESLPWIESVTVRKVYPSTLEVKVVERTPFAIWQQGSLLSLIEADGSVIAPLSGSRHASLPLVVGRGADKAAAGFIARVAGYPDLAARVKGYVRVSDRRWDLRLDNGVTIRLPEQNETAALDELVALEARHGLFARDIETVDMRLADRLVVKLAPDAAMAREAAMKERLGKNYRPAGQAI